Proteins from a single region of Bartonella sp. M0283:
- the ahcY gene encoding adenosylhomocysteinase: MAAKEYIIKDIGLADYGRRELDIAETEMPGLMACREEFGSSQPLRGARISGSLHMTIQTAVLIETLKMIGADLRWASCNIFSTQDHAAAAIAAGGTPVFAVKGETLEQYWSYTDAIFQWPDGKPSNMILDDGGDATAYILTGARAEDGEDVLSNPESEEEAIFFAQIKKRMKETPGFFTRQRDAIKGVTEETTTGVHRLYHLQEQGLLPFPAINVNDSVTKSKFDNRYGCKESLVDGIRRGTDVMMAGKVAIVCGYGDVGKGCAASLSGAGARVKVTEVDPICALQAAMDGYEVVTLEDAAPTADIIITATGNRDIVRLEHMRAVKDMCIIGNIGHFDNEIQVASLKNLKWTNIKPQVDMITFPDGKRIILLSEGRLLNLGNATGHPSFVMSASFTNQTLAQIELFTRGENYKNQVYVLPKHLDEKVARLHLDRLGVKLTTLSEEQAAYIGVSVEGPFKPDRYRY, from the coding sequence ATGGCTGCCAAAGAATATATTATCAAGGATATCGGCCTTGCCGACTATGGTCGCAGAGAACTCGATATTGCCGAAACTGAAATGCCGGGGCTAATGGCCTGCCGTGAGGAATTTGGCTCCTCTCAACCGTTGCGTGGCGCCCGCATTTCCGGTTCGCTGCACATGACAATCCAGACAGCCGTTCTTATCGAAACGTTAAAAATGATCGGTGCAGATTTGCGCTGGGCTTCATGCAATATTTTTTCAACGCAGGACCATGCTGCTGCAGCAATTGCTGCAGGTGGTACACCTGTTTTTGCAGTCAAGGGCGAAACGCTTGAACAATATTGGAGCTATACTGATGCCATTTTCCAATGGCCGGACGGCAAGCCTTCAAATATGATTCTAGATGATGGCGGTGATGCAACAGCTTATATCCTGACCGGTGCCCGCGCCGAAGATGGAGAAGATGTTCTTTCAAATCCGGAATCCGAAGAAGAGGCAATCTTTTTTGCCCAAATCAAGAAACGCATGAAAGAAACACCCGGTTTCTTTACCCGTCAACGTGATGCCATCAAAGGTGTGACAGAAGAGACAACAACAGGTGTTCATCGTCTTTACCATTTGCAGGAACAAGGACTCCTTCCGTTCCCGGCAATCAATGTCAATGACAGCGTAACAAAATCCAAATTTGACAACCGTTATGGCTGTAAAGAATCGCTGGTTGACGGTATCCGTCGTGGTACCGACGTGATGATGGCCGGTAAAGTTGCTATTGTTTGCGGCTATGGCGATGTTGGTAAAGGCTGCGCCGCTTCCCTTTCAGGTGCCGGTGCGCGCGTCAAGGTTACCGAAGTTGACCCGATTTGTGCCTTGCAGGCAGCCATGGATGGCTATGAGGTTGTAACACTCGAGGATGCTGCACCGACTGCCGACATTATCATTACGGCAACGGGAAACCGTGACATTGTTCGCCTTGAACATATGCGGGCAGTCAAGGATATGTGCATTATCGGCAATATCGGACATTTTGATAATGAAATTCAGGTTGCTTCTCTGAAAAACCTGAAATGGACAAATATCAAGCCGCAAGTCGACATGATTACATTTCCGGATGGAAAACGTATCATCCTTCTTTCGGAAGGACGTCTGCTTAATCTTGGCAATGCAACAGGGCATCCTTCTTTTGTTATGTCGGCGTCTTTCACAAACCAGACATTGGCCCAGATCGAATTGTTCACACGTGGCGAGAATTATAAAAATCAGGTCTATGTTCTGCCGAAACATCTTGATGAAAAAGTTGCCCGTCTGCATCTTGATCGTCTTGGCGTCAAACTGACAACGCTGTCGGAAGAACAGGCTGCCTATATCGGTGTTTCGGTTGAAGGTCCGTTCAAACCTGATCGCTATCGCTACTAA
- a CDS encoding FkbM family methyltransferase, whose product MDRKLEQKVINQLAIDSSKVINQLQTDSRIDGKKVDDFIDPNVENHGILTKKLTASSSKIDHVETDINQKLDKIFNKIASLDNDVNKKDYVITDDRMEIIKNLIKDERAQHIVLNMEFNGADLSLRIDDSDIRVFKQIFVDNEYDSLNLPDVAKTIIDLGANIGLSALFFIKKFPTSRIVAVEPDAVNFSIMEKNLEKFSKSISFLQAAIWPTDGEVSLVEEDDDHTSLGAWGYRTEASNGNSGLSVKAVTIPTIMKQYNMDFVDILKVDIEGAEYELFEKNYEDWIDKVGLIIIETHDRFKPNSEAMVRKALNGRFDELPMKGENLFFKKKAKGE is encoded by the coding sequence TTGGATAGAAAATTGGAACAGAAAGTAATAAATCAACTAGCAATTGATAGTAGCAAAGTAATAAATCAACTCCAAACTGATAGTAGGATTGATGGGAAAAAAGTTGATGATTTTATTGATCCGAATGTAGAAAATCATGGTATTCTGACCAAGAAATTGACAGCCTCATCAAGTAAAATAGATCATGTTGAAACTGATATAAATCAAAAACTAGATAAAATATTTAATAAAATTGCGTCTCTTGATAATGATGTGAATAAGAAGGACTATGTCATCACTGATGACAGAATGGAGATTATAAAAAATCTTATTAAAGATGAACGCGCCCAACATATTGTACTGAATATGGAGTTTAACGGGGCAGATTTATCGCTTCGAATCGACGATTCGGATATTCGTGTGTTCAAGCAGATATTCGTTGATAATGAATATGACAGTTTAAATCTTCCCGATGTTGCAAAAACGATTATTGATTTGGGAGCCAATATTGGCCTCTCGGCACTTTTTTTCATAAAGAAATTTCCGACTTCCCGCATCGTTGCAGTTGAACCAGATGCTGTCAATTTCTCGATTATGGAGAAAAATCTCGAAAAATTTTCAAAATCTATTTCTTTCTTGCAAGCTGCAATTTGGCCCACTGATGGCGAAGTTTCATTGGTCGAAGAGGATGACGATCATACTTCTCTTGGTGCTTGGGGGTATCGCACCGAGGCTTCTAATGGAAATTCCGGGCTTTCTGTCAAAGCAGTGACTATTCCTACTATTATGAAGCAATATAATATGGATTTTGTTGATATATTGAAAGTCGATATCGAGGGCGCTGAATATGAGCTTTTCGAGAAAAACTATGAAGACTGGATTGATAAAGTCGGCCTTATCATCATCGAAACGCATGATCGCTTCAAACCGAATTCGGAAGCAATGGTGCGCAAAGCATTGAACGGTCGCTTTGACGAGCTTCCGATGAAAGGTGAAAACCTCTTTTTTAAGAAAAAGGCTAAAGGAGAGTAG
- a CDS encoding ATP-binding protein codes for MIEKSTLQARGEYKSKLLSGIFSSLAAFACFSVTPLKSDAAVPDVLSDFGSLALQIAIIGGIIVAALMICVAIFFRQFSKSSSDQKNSNSDKFQEIDNYERFLMHTGQCALIWKTPAALPEIIGHMGTLDRLQVKPKDILRFGQWLDDNEVRVLDEALNHLRHDGQSFDLYLNTKQKTLVEATGLIAGTAAILRFQDLSGQQEQLAKLEKDAAFIKTMLAMRNVLLEALDEPVWLVNRDNRIIYANRAFQKASGYDPEKAQETSLFNEATRQKLLENKPLFKGPAYAIVEGDRRLLEVTQVTSEDGVATFAHDISAMEEMSEEMKRMARGHSETLDQISTAVAIFGPDQKLKFANQAFATLWPLDTVFLESEPSHTLLLDRLREEGIIAEKPDWRGWKEELFSAYRSGEPSQQIWNLPDGRTLRVLASPHPQGGVTWLFENLTEKIDLERRYNSLIEMQGETLDHLSEGVALFGPDGRMRLSNPALAKLWSLPTELTVEGTHISKLQAECSKKTTSNAWDTFGAFITGFSENRDAISGRMDLTNDVILDYALVPLPNAQTMVTFVNVTDTVNITRALQEKNDALRSADALRSEFVRHVSYELRTPLTNIIGFSDILQSGLFGTLNSRQQEYLKHIASESGALLDIVNDILDLAKLDAGIMELDIKDVDIAASMAFATERTKERLGARPVQIEEKIEDGLTTVPADQARLRQIFVNVLSNAANFAPDNSVITFSAKKDGNDIVFSVHDDGAGIPEEILDTVFKRFSSHAHHGSRAGAGLGLSIVKSFVELHGGSVAIETGNAKGTTVFCRFPAKRPSPATLLQSEETE; via the coding sequence ATGATCGAGAAGTCAACTTTGCAGGCTAGAGGTGAATATAAGAGCAAATTATTGTCGGGGATTTTCTCGAGCCTGGCTGCTTTTGCCTGTTTTTCTGTAACTCCCTTGAAGAGCGATGCTGCAGTCCCTGATGTGCTTTCCGATTTCGGAAGCCTCGCACTTCAGATAGCAATTATCGGCGGGATTATTGTTGCGGCATTGATGATTTGCGTGGCCATATTTTTCCGCCAATTTTCAAAAAGTTCTTCTGATCAGAAAAATAGCAATTCCGATAAATTTCAGGAAATCGACAATTATGAGCGATTTCTGATGCATACGGGACAATGTGCGCTTATCTGGAAAACACCGGCTGCTCTCCCCGAGATAATCGGTCATATGGGTACTTTAGATCGGCTGCAAGTAAAGCCGAAAGATATATTGCGTTTTGGGCAGTGGCTTGATGATAATGAAGTCCGTGTCCTTGATGAAGCTCTCAATCATTTGCGACATGACGGACAATCTTTCGACCTTTATTTGAATACCAAACAAAAAACATTGGTTGAAGCAACCGGTCTTATTGCAGGAACAGCTGCAATTTTGCGTTTTCAGGATCTTTCCGGCCAACAGGAACAGCTTGCTAAGCTTGAAAAAGATGCCGCTTTTATAAAGACGATGCTTGCAATGCGTAATGTTCTTCTTGAGGCGCTTGATGAACCTGTCTGGCTCGTCAATCGCGATAACAGAATTATCTATGCCAATCGTGCGTTTCAGAAGGCAAGCGGTTATGACCCCGAAAAAGCGCAAGAAACCTCTCTGTTTAATGAAGCAACACGTCAGAAACTCTTAGAAAATAAGCCGCTTTTCAAAGGGCCGGCCTATGCCATTGTCGAGGGAGATCGGAGGCTCCTTGAAGTCACACAAGTGACGTCCGAAGATGGTGTAGCGACCTTTGCTCACGATATCAGCGCCATGGAAGAAATGTCGGAAGAAATGAAGCGCATGGCGCGCGGACATTCCGAAACACTTGACCAGATTTCAACGGCAGTTGCCATTTTCGGTCCCGATCAAAAACTGAAATTTGCCAATCAGGCCTTCGCAACACTCTGGCCGTTGGATACGGTTTTTCTGGAAAGCGAACCCAGTCATACTCTTCTTCTTGATCGTTTGCGGGAAGAAGGCATTATTGCTGAAAAGCCCGATTGGAGAGGTTGGAAGGAAGAGCTCTTTTCTGCTTATCGTTCGGGTGAACCAAGCCAGCAAATCTGGAATTTGCCGGATGGGCGTACGCTCAGGGTTCTCGCAAGTCCTCATCCGCAAGGCGGCGTGACATGGCTTTTTGAAAATCTCACTGAAAAAATCGATCTTGAAAGGCGTTATAACAGCCTCATTGAAATGCAAGGTGAAACGCTGGACCATCTTTCTGAAGGGGTCGCTTTGTTTGGTCCGGACGGGCGTATGCGTCTTTCCAATCCGGCACTCGCCAAATTATGGTCTTTACCCACCGAATTGACTGTTGAAGGAACGCATATTTCAAAACTTCAGGCCGAATGCTCGAAAAAGACAACAAGCAATGCATGGGATACATTTGGCGCATTTATAACCGGTTTTAGTGAAAATCGGGATGCCATTTCAGGACGTATGGATTTAACAAACGACGTTATTCTCGATTATGCGTTGGTGCCTCTGCCAAACGCACAGACCATGGTGACCTTTGTCAATGTGACGGATACGGTCAATATCACCCGTGCATTGCAAGAAAAGAATGATGCATTGCGTAGTGCCGACGCCTTGCGCAGCGAATTTGTTCGTCATGTGTCTTATGAATTGCGCACACCCCTTACCAATATTATCGGCTTTTCGGATATTTTACAGAGCGGACTTTTCGGCACTCTTAATTCCCGCCAGCAGGAATATCTCAAGCATATCGCTTCTGAATCAGGTGCGCTTCTTGATATCGTCAATGATATTCTCGATCTTGCAAAACTTGATGCCGGCATTATGGAACTTGACATTAAGGATGTCGATATTGCCGCTTCCATGGCTTTCGCAACCGAACGCACGAAAGAGCGTCTCGGCGCCCGTCCGGTACAAATTGAAGAAAAAATTGAAGACGGCCTCACGACGGTTCCGGCAGATCAGGCAAGGCTACGGCAGATTTTTGTCAATGTATTGAGCAATGCCGCCAATTTTGCTCCTGACAATAGTGTCATTACCTTTTCTGCCAAAAAGGATGGAAACGACATTGTCTTTTCTGTCCATGATGACGGAGCAGGAATTCCGGAAGAAATTCTTGATACTGTTTTCAAACGATTTTCATCCCATGCCCATCATGGTTCACGTGCCGGAGCGGGGCTTGGTCTTTCGATCGTTAAAAGTTTTGTCGAACTTCATGGTGGCAGTGTCGCGATAGAGACCGGAAATGCTAAAGGAACAACTGTTTTTTGCCGCTTTCCAGCCAAACGCCCTTCGCCCGCAACGTTGCTTCAATCAGAGGAAACAGAATGA
- the tsaE gene encoding tRNA (adenosine(37)-N6)-threonylcarbamoyltransferase complex ATPase subunit type 1 TsaE — translation MIFSLFLEDEKATERFGEDFALALEKGDLVTLEGDLGTGKTSLSRSIVRTLADDDGMDVPSPTFTLVQVYDLPKFNLTHADLYRINEPEEIDELGFEEAREAGVVLVEWPEKAEGELGKADFAIFLEHQGNGRKITIEAEGRAADRLKRSLEIREFLKSNHRGDFKRGYFTGDASARSYEIIYGKDGHEILMNAPAMEMPEQSGQSYGEIAHLATSVSQFVGIDRLILKNGFVAPKILAQDLKNGLLITDDLGRDGVLDEERKPIENRYIESGKLLSSFHQKEWPKYQKFDDLTLDIPAYDRGVLQAEVSLLLDWYFPYSTGTEISHSLREEFYRLWEPFFEIFERAEQSFVMRDYHSPNIIWRENEQGLKKIGLIDFQDGQIGPTAYDVVSLAQDARVAISRPLEEHIIKAYCDERKKGARIFDEEQFKLIYAIAGAQRVSKILGIFVRLDKRDGKPAYLKHLPHCRDYLKRNLEHPALSSLRQFYIASKLVEE, via the coding sequence ATGATTTTCAGTTTATTTCTTGAAGATGAAAAGGCAACCGAACGCTTTGGCGAAGATTTTGCGCTAGCTCTTGAAAAGGGTGATCTCGTTACACTTGAAGGCGACCTTGGAACAGGGAAAACATCGCTTTCCCGTTCTATTGTTCGCACACTTGCAGATGATGACGGGATGGATGTTCCAAGTCCAACCTTCACGCTTGTTCAAGTTTATGATTTGCCAAAATTCAACCTCACCCATGCCGATCTTTATCGCATCAATGAACCGGAAGAAATTGACGAGCTTGGCTTTGAAGAGGCGCGAGAAGCCGGAGTTGTTCTTGTCGAATGGCCGGAAAAAGCCGAAGGAGAATTGGGAAAAGCAGATTTTGCCATTTTTCTTGAGCATCAAGGAAATGGTCGAAAAATAACGATTGAGGCGGAAGGCCGTGCTGCCGACCGGCTCAAGCGTTCACTTGAAATAAGAGAGTTTTTAAAATCCAATCACCGTGGCGATTTCAAACGCGGTTATTTTACCGGTGATGCTTCGGCGCGTTCCTACGAGATTATTTATGGCAAGGATGGTCATGAGATTTTGATGAATGCACCGGCAATGGAAATGCCCGAACAAAGTGGCCAGTCTTACGGAGAAATTGCCCATCTTGCGACATCGGTCAGCCAATTTGTCGGCATTGACCGGCTGATATTAAAAAATGGTTTTGTAGCGCCAAAAATTCTAGCGCAAGATTTAAAAAACGGTTTGCTCATTACCGACGATCTCGGGCGGGACGGCGTCCTTGATGAAGAGAGGAAGCCAATTGAAAACCGCTATATCGAATCAGGAAAATTGCTTTCTTCGTTTCACCAGAAAGAATGGCCAAAATATCAAAAATTCGATGATTTGACACTTGATATACCGGCTTATGATCGGGGAGTTTTGCAGGCTGAAGTTTCTCTTCTTCTTGACTGGTATTTCCCTTACTCTACCGGAACAGAGATAAGTCATTCGCTGAGGGAAGAATTCTATCGGCTGTGGGAGCCGTTTTTTGAAATTTTTGAACGGGCAGAACAAAGTTTTGTTATGCGCGATTATCATTCGCCCAATATTATCTGGCGGGAGAATGAACAGGGTTTGAAAAAAATAGGTCTCATTGATTTTCAGGACGGGCAAATTGGCCCGACAGCCTATGATGTTGTATCACTCGCCCAAGATGCGCGTGTTGCTATTAGCCGCCCGCTTGAGGAGCATATCATCAAGGCTTATTGCGATGAACGCAAAAAGGGCGCACGTATATTTGATGAAGAACAGTTTAAACTCATCTATGCTATTGCCGGTGCACAACGCGTTTCCAAAATTCTCGGTATTTTCGTTCGTCTTGACAAGCGTGATGGCAAGCCCGCTTATTTGAAACATTTGCCGCACTGCCGCGATTATTTGAAGCGCAATCTTGAACATCCGGCCCTTTCATCATTGCGTCAATTCTATATTGCCTCGAAACTGGTTGAAGAGTGA